From the genome of Streptomyces sp. V1I1, one region includes:
- a CDS encoding ABC transporter substrate-binding protein: MTAIRTIHRRAVASAAALLTTALIASCTSDAPPDEPAGQAGATATDSGNGAQSKFFQQAEYDRQLALVKQTPEGPADRPWEQMLSPQLTDTAKYRKQGQGIHLCFSNAGVFNPWRQVGLKNMKAEVGLHKEISRFTVLDAQGKDDKQISDIQELAGRDCDALIVSPNTTATLTPAVKQACAKLPVIVFDRGVETDCAVTFINPIGGYGYGAVAADFLVEKVKPKGKILALRISPGVDVLETRWSAAKVAFDKSELDVVDVKFTDGDPAKTKSIVTDALTRHRNIDGVWMDSGATAVAAVEAFEDAGQDVPPITGEDQQDFLQAWKEKKLTAIAPTYPTFQWRTPVIAALKILSGQQVPKEWKLPQPTVTQDTLESYLKPGMPPLHYAMCGCEKLPGFPETWGGKK, from the coding sequence ATGACCGCCATCCGTACGATCCACCGGCGCGCCGTCGCATCGGCCGCCGCCCTGCTCACCACGGCGCTCATCGCCTCCTGCACCAGCGACGCGCCACCGGACGAACCCGCAGGGCAGGCAGGTGCCACCGCGACCGACTCCGGCAACGGCGCGCAGTCGAAGTTCTTCCAACAGGCGGAGTACGACCGTCAATTGGCCCTCGTCAAGCAGACCCCCGAGGGCCCGGCCGACAGGCCCTGGGAGCAGATGCTGAGCCCGCAGCTGACCGACACGGCGAAGTACAGGAAGCAGGGCCAGGGCATTCACCTCTGCTTCTCCAACGCGGGTGTCTTCAACCCCTGGCGCCAGGTCGGCCTGAAGAACATGAAGGCCGAAGTGGGCCTGCACAAGGAGATCAGCAGGTTCACGGTCCTGGACGCCCAGGGCAAGGACGACAAGCAGATCTCCGACATCCAGGAGCTCGCGGGCCGGGACTGCGACGCCCTGATCGTCTCCCCGAACACCACCGCCACCCTCACCCCCGCGGTCAAGCAGGCCTGCGCCAAGCTTCCCGTCATCGTCTTCGACCGCGGTGTGGAGACCGACTGTGCCGTCACCTTCATCAACCCCATCGGCGGATACGGATACGGAGCGGTCGCCGCCGACTTCCTGGTCGAGAAGGTCAAGCCGAAGGGCAAGATCCTCGCCCTGCGCATCTCGCCCGGCGTCGATGTGCTGGAAACCCGCTGGTCGGCCGCGAAGGTCGCGTTCGACAAGAGCGAACTCGATGTCGTGGACGTGAAGTTCACCGACGGCGACCCTGCCAAGACCAAGTCGATCGTCACCGACGCCCTCACCCGCCACCGGAACATCGACGGCGTGTGGATGGACTCCGGCGCCACCGCAGTGGCCGCCGTCGAGGCCTTCGAGGACGCGGGCCAGGACGTGCCGCCCATCACCGGCGAGGACCAGCAGGACTTCCTCCAGGCGTGGAAGGAGAAGAAGCTCACCGCGATCGCCCCGACGTATCCGACCTTCCAGTGGCGTACGCCCGTGATCGCCGCGCTGAAGATCCTCAGCGGACAGCAGGTCCCCAAGGAGTGGAAGCTCCCGCAGCCCACCGTCACCCAGGACACCCTCGAGAGTTATCTCAAGCCCGGCATGCCGCCACTGCACTACGCGATGTGCGGCTGCGAGAAGCTGCCCGGATTCCCCGAAACCTGGGGCGGCAAGAAGTGA